One Thalassotalea hakodatensis DNA segment encodes these proteins:
- a CDS encoding coiled-coil domain-containing protein, whose protein sequence is MEEKLDKSSEVDQQIQTLANDISKQIKQRVSVITSQSQVDSLTAEQLSSLPYVTELENKLAQVSEHNEQAQQRITQLKQQHQQQLNILEHQITSAENDEHSLALEQQCQMLNRQLEEQQSITANLQKTAQAKTATLDVQNQQITQLNSQLNEVTADFEHYQADAEQVQESQQQKIDQIHREREKHQMRYLEKERAFEQELTAFKQQNKQQTNQLRTLEKKYQVLSEETTEQQVFISTQKKENQQLREQVLKAEARSQQLISDIKAIETQLIDSQENTEQLKQSLVECQQKFDGQQAKKYQQESEYAKARETIKSLRDENQALTATLTETINDFEQQVTEYRLRFEYAQKELAKK, encoded by the coding sequence ATGGAAGAAAAACTTGATAAATCGAGCGAAGTAGATCAACAAATCCAAACGCTTGCAAATGATATTTCGAAGCAAATAAAGCAGCGAGTGTCGGTTATTACTTCGCAATCGCAGGTTGATTCATTAACTGCTGAGCAACTATCTTCTTTACCGTATGTCACTGAGCTTGAAAATAAACTTGCACAAGTAAGTGAACATAACGAACAAGCACAACAGCGAATTACCCAATTAAAGCAACAGCACCAACAACAGCTTAATATATTAGAACATCAAATTACTTCTGCTGAAAATGATGAACATAGTTTAGCGTTAGAGCAGCAATGCCAGATGCTAAATCGTCAACTTGAAGAACAGCAATCAATAACGGCTAACCTCCAAAAAACAGCGCAAGCTAAAACTGCTACCTTAGATGTACAAAACCAACAAATTACTCAGTTGAATAGCCAATTAAATGAAGTCACTGCTGACTTTGAGCACTACCAAGCGGATGCAGAGCAAGTGCAGGAAAGTCAGCAACAAAAAATTGATCAGATTCATCGTGAACGAGAAAAGCATCAAATGCGTTATCTTGAAAAAGAACGCGCTTTTGAGCAAGAATTAACAGCCTTTAAACAACAAAACAAACAGCAAACTAATCAATTACGAACGTTAGAAAAAAAATATCAGGTATTATCCGAAGAAACTACCGAACAGCAAGTATTTATATCGACACAAAAAAAAGAAAACCAGCAATTACGCGAACAGGTACTCAAAGCGGAAGCTCGATCGCAACAACTAATATCAGATATTAAAGCCATTGAAACACAGTTAATTGATTCGCAAGAAAATACTGAACAATTGAAACAGTCTCTTGTTGAATGTCAGCAAAAATTTGATGGCCAACAAGCTAAAAAATACCAACAGGAAAGCGAATACGCTAAAGCGCGCGAAACGATTAAGTCTCTGCGAGATGAAAATCAAGCATTAACAGCAACGTTAACAGAAACAATTAATGACTTTGAACAACAAGTAACCGAGTACCGGTTACGATTTGAATATGCACAAAAAGAATTAGCAAAAAAATAA
- a CDS encoding YjaG family protein encodes MRLPINKLSVWQQITFSAALLERMLPNYKMFSEATDVGDYRILRNQLNLVWQRLDKKQKVNINCEVQLEKLEAEIPDPEQFSFFGVFPALDACMALNALLQYIQDNDIELINQISRLSHNSVSAYVELLILEENSEIEDVDPLLINQDPLMKWEQEMQNAMFDLLQQSPENIQTIKAIKDMALGQGLSNLGMEIA; translated from the coding sequence ATGCGACTTCCGATAAATAAACTATCTGTATGGCAACAAATAACGTTTAGCGCAGCATTACTTGAGCGTATGCTGCCTAACTATAAAATGTTTAGTGAAGCGACAGATGTTGGTGATTATAGAATCTTACGTAATCAACTAAATTTGGTTTGGCAACGGCTCGATAAAAAGCAAAAAGTAAATATTAACTGTGAGGTGCAACTCGAAAAGTTAGAAGCGGAGATACCTGATCCTGAGCAGTTTAGTTTTTTTGGTGTATTTCCCGCATTAGATGCTTGTATGGCGCTAAATGCTTTACTGCAATATATTCAAGATAATGATATTGAGCTAATTAATCAGATATCGCGTCTTTCGCATAACAGTGTATCTGCCTATGTTGAACTGCTTATCTTAGAAGAAAATAGCGAAATAGAAGATGTAGATCCACTGTTAATTAATCAAGACCCGCTTATGAAATGGGAACAAGAAATGCAAAATGCCATGTTTGATTTATTGCAACAATCGCCAGAAAACATACAAACAATTAAAGCGATAAAAGACATGGCGCTTGGTCAAGGGTTATCTAATTTAGGAATGGAAATCGCTTAG
- the ftsY gene encoding signal recognition particle-docking protein FtsY: MSEKKGMFSWLGFGSKAEKPTSEEEQVNEEQQSSEVENVAETQEKDLPTAPNEQNLAEPEPEPEPEPEPEPEPEPEPEPEPEPEPEPEPEPEPEPEPEPAKKVGFFARLKQGLSKTRQNIGGGLFDLFRGKKIDDELFEELETHLLMADVGVETTMKIIQSLTESASRRQLKDAEALYDLLKVELNKVIEPVNKPLEIEKSDTPYVILMVGVNGVGKTTTIGKLAKQFQAQGKSVMLAAGDTFRAAAVEQLQVWGERNDIPVIAQHTGADSASVIFDAISAAKSRGADILIADTAGRLQNKAHLMEELKKVVRVMKKLDENAPHEVMLTIDAGTGQNALSQTQLFDEAVGLTGLTLTKLDGTAKGGVVFAVADKFDIPIRYLGVGEGIDDLRPFDGEDFINALFSQEPE, encoded by the coding sequence ATGTCAGAAAAAAAAGGTATGTTTTCTTGGTTAGGTTTCGGCAGTAAAGCGGAAAAACCAACGTCGGAAGAAGAGCAAGTAAACGAAGAACAGCAAAGCTCTGAAGTTGAAAATGTGGCAGAAACTCAAGAAAAAGACTTGCCAACAGCACCAAACGAACAAAACCTTGCAGAGCCAGAGCCAGAGCCAGAGCCAGAGCCAGAGCCAGAGCCAGAGCCAGAGCCAGAGCCAGAGCCAGAGCCAGAGCCAGAGCCAGAGCCAGAGCCAGAGCCAGAGCCAGAGCCAGAGCCAGAGCCAGCAAAGAAAGTTGGATTTTTTGCTCGATTAAAACAAGGGCTAAGTAAAACACGACAAAACATCGGCGGCGGTTTGTTTGACCTTTTCCGCGGCAAAAAAATTGACGATGAATTATTTGAAGAACTCGAAACACATTTGTTAATGGCAGATGTTGGTGTTGAAACCACCATGAAGATAATTCAATCACTCACTGAATCAGCGTCAAGACGTCAGTTAAAAGATGCAGAAGCCCTGTATGATTTACTTAAAGTTGAATTAAATAAAGTGATTGAACCGGTGAATAAACCGTTAGAGATTGAGAAGAGTGATACACCCTATGTTATTTTGATGGTGGGGGTGAACGGTGTAGGTAAAACGACAACCATCGGCAAACTGGCAAAACAATTTCAAGCACAAGGCAAGTCAGTTATGTTAGCAGCAGGTGATACTTTCCGTGCTGCTGCGGTAGAACAGTTACAAGTGTGGGGTGAACGCAACGATATACCCGTAATTGCACAACACACAGGAGCTGATAGTGCATCCGTAATTTTTGATGCGATTAGCGCAGCGAAATCACGTGGTGCTGATATATTAATTGCTGATACGGCAGGTCGATTACAAAATAAAGCACATTTAATGGAAGAACTTAAAAAAGTTGTTCGTGTAATGAAAAAGCTTGATGAAAATGCTCCCCATGAAGTGATGTTAACGATTGATGCAGGTACAGGGCAAAATGCACTGAGTCAAACACAGTTGTTTGATGAAGCGGTAGGTTTAACAGGCCTGACGTTGACTAAATTAGACGGTACGGCTAAAGGTGGTGTTGTCTTTGCCGTTGCCGATAAATTTGATATTCCAATTCGTTACTTAGGAGTAGGTGAAGGTATTGATGATTTACGGCCATTTGATGGTGAAGATTTTATTAATGCTTTATTTAGCCAAGAACCAGAATAA
- the ftsE gene encoding cell division ATP-binding protein FtsE has translation MIRFNQVNKTYPGGFVALNNVNFSLAAGEMAFLTGHSGAGKSTLLKLMSLMETPTSGSVHINGVNLSSVSYSQVPFVRRGIGMIFQNHNLLMDRTVFDNVALPLVIEGFGHKETKKRVEAALEKVQLTSKIRCYPHMLSGGEQQRVGIARAIVNKPPILLADEPTGNLDPKLSLEIIKLFEEFNDLGVAVLIATHDLGLIARLKYRTLTLKQGAMINDGLVEGLQGGSDE, from the coding sequence ATGATTCGCTTTAATCAGGTTAACAAAACTTACCCAGGCGGTTTTGTCGCACTTAATAATGTTAATTTTAGCTTAGCCGCTGGAGAAATGGCATTTCTAACTGGCCATTCAGGTGCCGGAAAAAGTACTTTGTTAAAGCTGATGTCGTTAATGGAAACACCTACAAGCGGCAGTGTTCATATCAATGGGGTTAATCTTTCCTCTGTATCGTATTCACAAGTACCCTTTGTGCGCCGTGGTATAGGCATGATTTTTCAAAATCACAATTTACTGATGGATCGCACTGTCTTTGATAATGTCGCTTTACCTTTAGTTATTGAAGGTTTTGGTCATAAAGAAACAAAAAAACGTGTTGAAGCTGCGCTAGAGAAAGTTCAATTAACCAGTAAAATACGTTGTTATCCTCATATGTTGTCGGGAGGGGAGCAACAGCGTGTCGGCATTGCTCGGGCTATTGTGAATAAGCCGCCAATTTTATTAGCGGATGAACCCACCGGAAATTTAGACCCCAAACTCTCATTAGAAATCATTAAATTATTTGAAGAGTTTAATGATTTAGGCGTTGCTGTGCTAATTGCCACTCATGATCTTGGCCTTATTGCACGATTAAAATATCGCACGTTAACGTTAAAACAAGGTGCAATGATTAACGATGGCCTTGTTGAAGGGTTGCAAGGTGGAAGTGATGAATAA
- a CDS encoding chemotaxis protein CheW, with the protein MNESQWISFEVASEQYLHPVSKIKEILPYDVPTPVPGALDITLGIQNIRGSIVSINSSRRMLHVDEENEGCESRIILVESEDQLVGVAVDSVGEIISAEQLEIDTTSTEINSEYIKGTLNKSGKLYIVSDFSNVIEIHN; encoded by the coding sequence TTGAACGAAAGTCAATGGATAAGTTTTGAAGTAGCTTCGGAACAATATTTACATCCGGTATCAAAAATTAAAGAAATTCTGCCTTATGATGTACCTACACCTGTGCCAGGAGCATTAGATATTACCTTAGGCATACAAAATATCCGCGGTAGTATTGTTTCAATCAATTCTAGTCGCAGGATGTTACACGTAGATGAGGAAAATGAAGGGTGCGAAAGCCGCATTATTTTAGTGGAAAGCGAAGATCAGCTAGTCGGTGTTGCAGTTGATTCTGTCGGGGAAATTATTAGTGCAGAACAACTAGAAATTGATACAACGAGCACGGAAATTAACAGTGAGTATATAAAAGGTACGCTTAATAAATCAGGTAAGTTATATATAGTATCTGATTTTAGTAATGTCATTGAGATACATAATTAA
- a CDS encoding helix-turn-helix domain-containing protein, translating into MKLGEKIRQLRQQANLTQPELADRAGIEQSYLSKLENDKGSPSFEILHKIASAFETDVMALIASLDNDYVQSQLSHLPEIAEELGRRHEKARHKMRTGYIKAAFAIVLGLAFTFLSNSSGIFSQTVFQYKSMGLIKPNELNSHYTPGSLHSINETREHRIERIAKNKSRISELLVMSDRYRGEGFVQAYGEDRRYFSLMSERERRSPWPSIFLVIGMASLSFGGLYMFYVFKFNAVIRQTTTRK; encoded by the coding sequence ATGAAATTAGGTGAGAAAATAAGACAACTTCGACAACAAGCAAACTTAACGCAACCAGAACTGGCTGATAGAGCAGGTATTGAGCAGTCATACCTTTCAAAGTTAGAAAATGATAAGGGTTCACCTTCATTTGAGATATTGCATAAAATAGCTTCGGCGTTCGAAACAGACGTGATGGCTTTAATCGCTTCACTCGATAATGATTATGTGCAATCTCAATTAAGTCATTTACCTGAGATAGCCGAGGAACTTGGTCGTAGACATGAAAAGGCGCGACATAAAATGCGCACTGGCTACATTAAAGCTGCCTTTGCAATTGTACTAGGCTTAGCGTTTACATTTCTTTCAAACTCTTCAGGTATATTCTCTCAAACGGTGTTTCAATATAAATCGATGGGGCTAATTAAGCCGAATGAGCTTAACAGCCATTATACTCCTGGTTCTCTACATTCTATTAATGAAACGCGCGAACATAGAATAGAACGCATCGCAAAAAATAAGAGTCGTATTAGTGAACTACTAGTGATGTCAGATCGTTATAGAGGTGAGGGTTTCGTACAGGCTTACGGAGAAGATAGGCGCTATTTTTCTTTAATGTCTGAACGTGAGCGACGAAGTCCATGGCCAAGCATTTTTCTGGTGATAGGAATGGCGAGTTTATCTTTTGGCGGTTTGTATATGTTTTACGTTTTTAAATTTAACGCAGTAATAAGGCAAACAACTACTAGAAAGTAA
- a CDS encoding SapC family protein, translated as MTNIVAVKKEQHQNVKVATQRDLRQFADQHIAPINVREFAQASTSYPIVFIKDPESGQYRSVVMLGLESGENLYLEGEKWQAIYIPQAISLVPFSLGLDPEKENTLTACVDLDSPFVGEDKDNALFDDKGEETDFFKNIHDQLGRLYENEMTSQNFLKVLTENDLLQELELNVSFSDGQNKKLVGLYGINEEKLQGLSDEKILELYKTGIFMPIHSMLASSGQVNRLAQLRNASGNAQKVANIQYNVKKAEEK; from the coding sequence ATGACAAATATCGTAGCAGTAAAAAAAGAGCAACATCAAAATGTAAAAGTTGCTACTCAACGTGACTTAAGACAATTTGCTGATCAACATATCGCCCCAATTAATGTTCGTGAGTTTGCACAAGCTTCAACAAGTTACCCTATCGTATTCATTAAAGATCCAGAGTCAGGTCAATATCGCAGTGTGGTAATGTTAGGTCTAGAGTCAGGTGAAAATTTATACCTTGAAGGTGAAAAGTGGCAGGCAATTTATATTCCTCAAGCAATTTCATTAGTGCCTTTTTCTTTAGGTTTAGATCCTGAAAAAGAAAATACATTAACAGCGTGTGTCGATTTAGACAGCCCGTTTGTTGGCGAAGATAAAGACAATGCTTTGTTTGATGACAAAGGCGAAGAAACTGACTTTTTCAAAAACATTCATGATCAGTTAGGTCGTTTATACGAAAACGAAATGACGAGCCAAAACTTTTTAAAAGTGCTAACAGAAAATGATTTACTTCAAGAGCTTGAGTTAAACGTATCATTCTCTGACGGCCAAAACAAAAAGCTTGTTGGTTTATACGGCATTAACGAAGAGAAACTACAAGGCTTATCAGATGAAAAGATTCTTGAGTTATACAAAACAGGTATTTTCATGCCGATCCACTCAATGCTAGCTTCTTCTGGACAGGTAAATCGTTTAGCACAATTACGTAACGCAAGCGGAAATGCGCAGAAAGTTGCGAATATTCAGTACAACGTAAAGAAAGCTGAAGAAAAGTAA
- the ftsX gene encoding permease-like cell division protein FtsX, which translates to MNKQRDTAKNHSSQPHTNVAAKLLAYFIRHLQQGIGSLGDLWRTPFTSVMTILVLGISLTLPATLHVFVKNAQSISQQWESASEISLFLKLSTSEKAAENLVKRLSLYPEVASVNYISAKTAMEEFKSTSGFGQALDYLSTNPLPATVLVIPTKHSSQPQAAEELLQKLTNEREVEQGKLDLEWLTRLAAITTLIEDIVVGIAILLCASVVLIIGNTIRLAILNQRDAIAVMKLVGATDSFIQRPFLYAGAWYGVLGGMVAILCVAALVHYFSYSLVALTDLYQSNFSLTGLSGGEMLWLLLFAIVLGLSGSYISVRKHIRAIEPTAE; encoded by the coding sequence ATGAATAAACAACGCGATACAGCAAAGAACCATTCTAGTCAGCCACATACAAATGTTGCTGCCAAACTGTTGGCATATTTTATCCGTCATTTACAGCAAGGTATTGGTAGTTTAGGCGATTTATGGCGCACGCCTTTTACCTCAGTAATGACAATTCTTGTACTTGGCATTAGCTTAACTTTACCTGCAACGTTACATGTTTTTGTTAAAAACGCACAATCGATTTCACAGCAATGGGAATCAGCATCAGAAATAAGCTTATTTTTGAAACTCTCTACCAGCGAAAAAGCAGCAGAAAACTTAGTGAAGCGATTGTCGCTTTACCCTGAAGTGGCTAGCGTTAACTATATTTCTGCAAAAACTGCGATGGAAGAATTTAAATCGACATCTGGTTTTGGACAGGCACTAGATTACTTATCAACAAATCCATTACCGGCAACGGTACTTGTGATCCCAACAAAGCATTCAAGCCAGCCTCAAGCGGCTGAAGAATTACTGCAAAAATTAACCAATGAACGAGAAGTTGAACAAGGTAAACTTGATTTAGAATGGTTAACGCGATTAGCTGCGATCACTACTTTAATTGAAGATATTGTTGTTGGTATTGCAATATTATTATGTGCCTCAGTAGTACTTATTATTGGTAATACCATACGTTTAGCGATTTTAAATCAACGAGACGCTATTGCTGTAATGAAACTCGTTGGCGCAACAGATAGTTTTATTCAACGGCCATTTTTATATGCCGGTGCATGGTATGGTGTTTTAGGTGGTATGGTAGCGATACTTTGTGTCGCTGCTCTAGTGCATTATTTTTCTTATTCATTGGTGGCGTTAACTGATCTTTACCAAAGCAACTTTAGCTTAACAGGGCTAAGCGGTGGAGAAATGCTATGGCTATTACTCTTTGCGATCGTGTTAGGGTTGTCTGGCAGTTATATCTCAGTAAGAAAACATATTCGCGCAATTGAACCAACAGCAGAATAA
- the rpoH gene encoding RNA polymerase sigma factor RpoH: MSDTMQSMALTVPQSGSIEAYVQSAYSIPMLTAEREHELATRLHNDNDLQSAQELIMSHLRFVIHVAKGYAGYGLPQADLIQEGNVGLMKAVKRFNPEVGVRLVSFAVHWIKAEIHEFVLRNWRIVKVATTKAQRKLFFNLRKNKKRLGWFSNDEVSHVAESLGVTKKDVLEMESRMTSQDQTFEMSNDDDDNAAGSNFSPAQYLEDAASDIAQQVEENNWEQHANKRLANALVALDDRSQDIIKTRWLDEDKSTLQELADKYEISAERVRQLEKNALNKLKNGMAA; the protein is encoded by the coding sequence ATGAGTGATACAATGCAATCGATGGCGCTAACTGTGCCACAAAGCGGCAGCATTGAAGCCTATGTGCAATCGGCCTATAGCATCCCTATGCTTACCGCTGAGCGGGAGCATGAGCTAGCGACTCGTTTACACAATGACAACGATTTACAGTCGGCACAAGAATTAATTATGTCGCACTTACGTTTCGTTATTCATGTTGCGAAGGGATATGCAGGATACGGTTTACCACAGGCTGATTTGATCCAAGAAGGTAATGTGGGCTTAATGAAAGCTGTTAAGCGTTTTAACCCAGAAGTAGGTGTACGCTTAGTATCATTTGCTGTTCATTGGATTAAAGCTGAAATTCACGAATTTGTATTACGCAACTGGCGTATCGTGAAAGTGGCAACAACAAAAGCACAACGTAAATTATTTTTTAATTTACGTAAAAATAAAAAGCGTTTGGGTTGGTTTAGCAATGACGAAGTAAGTCATGTGGCAGAATCACTTGGTGTGACTAAAAAAGACGTGTTAGAAATGGAATCACGTATGACAAGCCAAGATCAAACCTTTGAAATGTCGAATGACGACGATGACAATGCTGCCGGAAGTAATTTTTCACCTGCTCAATATTTAGAAGACGCTGCTTCAGATATTGCACAGCAAGTTGAAGAAAATAACTGGGAGCAACATGCGAATAAGCGTTTAGCAAATGCGTTAGTTGCACTTGATGATCGTAGTCAAGATATCATCAAAACTCGTTGGTTAGATGAAGATAAATCTACCTTGCAAGAGTTAGCTGACAAGTACGAGATCTCAGCAGAACGTGTACGTCAATTAGAGAAAAACGCGTTAAATAAACTGAAAAATGGCATGGCTGCATAG
- a CDS encoding substrate-binding periplasmic protein, with protein MERLIYFFLSVYLFIGNAYGQSESMRVIGVDEPPASYLADNGQAEGYVVDIVKALLDELNISTNIQISPEARVLNIAKNNENILLFSFSRTAFREHSFHWIGKVLTKKWQAFTTIDNTLEINSLQDLKQISNIGVVRGDVREEWLINRGFNNLYSVTYPAQNVRLLAKKRLPIIIYEQQGLSYICRQLNIENEFKSIFTVHQSDVYLLMSKRTSPEVAANVTQAFYHLKQSGKLREISERWYAKLAHLYPNMYSIEEDILSF; from the coding sequence ATGGAACGATTAATCTATTTTTTTCTTAGTGTATATCTCTTTATTGGCAATGCATATGGTCAAAGTGAATCAATGCGTGTTATAGGAGTAGATGAGCCCCCTGCAAGTTATCTTGCCGATAATGGTCAAGCTGAAGGTTATGTTGTTGATATAGTTAAAGCATTGCTAGATGAGTTGAATATATCTACCAATATACAAATATCGCCAGAAGCTCGTGTTTTAAATATAGCCAAAAACAATGAGAATATTTTATTGTTTAGCTTTTCACGCACTGCGTTTAGAGAGCATAGCTTTCACTGGATAGGTAAAGTGTTAACCAAGAAGTGGCAGGCTTTTACGACTATTGATAATACCCTTGAAATAAATTCGCTTCAGGATTTAAAGCAAATAAGTAACATTGGTGTTGTTCGCGGTGATGTACGTGAAGAGTGGTTAATTAATCGTGGCTTTAATAACTTGTATTCAGTAACTTACCCAGCTCAAAATGTTCGTCTGCTTGCTAAGAAAAGGTTGCCAATTATTATCTATGAACAGCAAGGACTCAGTTATATTTGCCGTCAACTTAACATAGAAAACGAATTTAAATCTATTTTTACTGTTCATCAATCTGATGTGTACTTGCTCATGTCTAAACGTACTTCACCTGAAGTAGCAGCAAACGTTACCCAAGCATTTTATCACTTAAAGCAGAGTGGAAAATTACGTGAAATTAGCGAGCGCTGGTATGCAAAACTAGCGCATTTGTACCCTAACATGTATTCAATTGAGGAGGATATTTTAAGTTTTTAG
- the rsmD gene encoding 16S rRNA (guanine(966)-N(2))-methyltransferase RsmD gives MRPTKQKTTPKKNSLGSIRIIAGKHRGRKLPVINADGLRPTTDRVKETVFNWLMPYMNDSKCLDCFSGAGSLGFEAISRGATRVDMLELNKHAATQLTKNKALLVADNCHIHHVDSLSFLAQPVTETFDIIFIDPPFRQQLLPKVIMLLQKGWLAPDALIYVEQELDNTTMTIPEDWQLVKEKIAGQVKYQLFQQIP, from the coding sequence ATGCGACCGACTAAACAAAAAACAACGCCGAAGAAAAATTCTCTCGGCAGTATACGTATTATTGCGGGTAAACATCGTGGCAGAAAACTTCCCGTTATTAATGCAGATGGTTTAAGGCCAACAACCGACAGAGTTAAAGAAACGGTGTTTAATTGGTTAATGCCATACATGAATGACAGCAAGTGTTTAGATTGTTTTTCTGGGGCTGGCAGTCTAGGTTTTGAAGCAATATCTCGTGGAGCAACCCGAGTAGATATGCTTGAATTAAACAAACATGCAGCTACGCAATTAACAAAAAACAAGGCGTTATTAGTTGCTGATAATTGTCATATTCATCATGTTGATTCGCTCAGCTTTCTTGCTCAACCAGTCACTGAAACGTTCGACATTATTTTTATTGATCCACCTTTTCGTCAGCAATTGCTACCAAAAGTCATTATGCTTTTGCAAAAAGGCTGGTTAGCCCCCGATGCACTTATCTATGTTGAACAAGAACTCGATAATACTACAATGACTATTCCTGAAGATTGGCAACTTGTGAAAGAAAAAATTGCAGGGCAAGTAAAGTATCAATTATTTCAGCAAATACCTTAA
- the pgi gene encoding glucose-6-phosphate isomerase yields the protein MLTSSPQWQALKSHFQEIKSTHMRDLFIADDKRFTKFSATAAGLTLDYSKNQITEQTMGLLIDLAKNAELEDYRKRMFSGEPINLTENRAVLHTALRNFSGKSVTVDNQDVMPQVHAALEKVKTFVDAVSSGSKKGYSGKAFTDIVSIGIGGSFLGPKIMSEALKPYRQKHINVHFVANVDGCHLQDVLAKLDPETTMVITSSKTLTTQETLRNTESAKDWFLSTATQSDVQYNFACVSTNIEAAENFGIDSDNIFPMWDWVGGRYSVWSAIGLPLALAIGYENYREFLQGAFEMDQHFTTAPLEENLPVIMGLLGIWYRNFHGAQSQVLLPYYHYLRGLPAYVQQLDMESNGKSVSINNQELDYDTGPIIWGSEGTNGQHSFHQLIHQSKTPIPVDFMLPLYPHHDVENHHDMLASNCFGQAQALMEGQSEAQVTAAMKKAKCSTDEIQNLASHKVMKGNKPSNTLLFDKLDPKTLGSLIALYEHKVFVQGVIWQINSFDQWGVELGKALGNQVLSKLSDHDEPLTMDGSTNALIQLFRERNS from the coding sequence ATGTTAACAAGTTCACCACAATGGCAAGCGCTTAAATCGCATTTTCAAGAAATTAAATCAACACATATGCGTGATTTGTTTATAGCTGACGATAAAAGGTTCACAAAGTTTTCTGCGACAGCTGCTGGACTAACGCTAGATTATTCAAAAAATCAAATCACTGAACAAACGATGGGTTTGCTGATTGACTTAGCGAAAAATGCTGAATTAGAAGATTATCGCAAAAGAATGTTTTCAGGTGAACCAATTAACTTAACGGAAAACAGAGCCGTACTACATACAGCGTTAAGAAATTTTTCAGGGAAAAGTGTTACCGTTGATAATCAAGATGTCATGCCACAAGTGCATGCAGCATTAGAAAAAGTTAAAACGTTTGTTGATGCTGTATCCAGTGGTAGCAAAAAGGGTTATTCAGGTAAGGCGTTCACCGATATTGTTAGTATTGGTATTGGTGGTTCTTTTTTAGGCCCTAAGATAATGTCGGAAGCACTTAAGCCTTATCGTCAAAAGCACATAAACGTACACTTTGTCGCAAATGTGGACGGTTGCCACTTACAAGATGTATTAGCAAAGCTTGATCCTGAAACAACCATGGTGATTACTTCTTCTAAAACATTAACCACTCAAGAAACATTAAGAAATACTGAATCTGCAAAAGACTGGTTTTTATCTACAGCCACACAATCTGATGTGCAATATAACTTTGCTTGTGTTTCTACAAATATAGAAGCGGCTGAAAATTTTGGCATTGACTCTGACAACATTTTTCCGATGTGGGATTGGGTTGGTGGTCGTTATTCGGTGTGGTCGGCTATTGGTTTACCGTTAGCTTTAGCTATAGGGTATGAAAACTATCGAGAATTTTTACAGGGTGCTTTTGAAATGGATCAGCATTTCACAACTGCGCCATTAGAAGAAAACCTTCCGGTAATTATGGGCTTGCTCGGTATTTGGTATCGTAATTTCCATGGTGCACAATCTCAAGTATTATTACCATATTACCATTACTTACGTGGTTTACCTGCTTACGTACAGCAACTTGATATGGAGAGTAACGGTAAATCTGTTTCAATCAATAACCAAGAACTAGACTATGATACCGGCCCTATTATTTGGGGCAGTGAAGGCACTAACGGCCAGCATTCATTTCATCAACTTATCCACCAAAGTAAGACACCTATTCCGGTAGATTTCATGTTGCCATTATATCCGCATCACGATGTGGAAAATCATCATGACATGCTGGCATCAAATTGTTTTGGGCAAGCACAGGCGCTAATGGAAGGGCAATCAGAAGCTCAAGTGACCGCGGCGATGAAAAAAGCTAAATGTAGCACTGATGAAATCCAAAACCTTGCCAGTCATAAGGTGATGAAAGGTAACAAACCGAGTAATACCTTACTTTTTGATAAGCTAGATCCAAAAACGTTAGGTAGCTTAATAGCACTTTATGAACATAAAGTTTTTGTTCAAGGGGTTATTTGGCAAATTAATTCATTTGACCAATGGGGTGTAGAGCTTGGAAAAGCTCTTGGAAACCAAGTGCTTTCAAAGCTTTCTGATCATGATGAGCCTTTAACGATGGATGGTTCAACGAATGCGTTAATACAACTTTTCCGTGAAAGAAATAGTTAA